One Oncorhynchus mykiss isolate Arlee chromosome 9, USDA_OmykA_1.1, whole genome shotgun sequence genomic window, TATATTCTCATTCACAGTACAGCTATCTGACGTATAGTATAGTGCCAAATCAAAAAGACACAAATAAATCTCACTTAAATATCATCAAACATTTTTTTACCACTTTAGTGATTAACCTCTGCAGATTGTGTACTACTTTAGGTCCTGCAGCAGAACGCATGCAATGTGACAATCATTATGATACATAGATATAGTGATGAGAATGATTATGACAGCTGATTATAATGATAGAAGTGAGAATCATACTCAAAAACAATAAAGGTATTTAAATGCCTTCATGCATGTAAAACAAAACTGCGTATAAATGATTGCGAATGCTTTCTAATTCATTATGTAGGCCCACTATCATATGAAGGTGATGAGGTACTCTGGGTACGCTTGGTCGTCGTGGAAGATGACAAACATGCTGGGTGTCTGCAGGTTGTCCACTAGACTGTCATAGCAGTCAGCGGAATCTGTGGGGGAGCGACAAGGGGTGAACTTCATGGAGGGGTCACCCCGGGTATAGCGCCCGGTCAGGACACGTGCAACGTACATACGCCTGTGCCCAGAACCATCAGGAGGGCTATATCTGGGATGGGCTGAATAGCTGGCGTTCACAGCAAAATACACACCCACTCCATATGCTGTAACTAAAAGAAGAAGACAAGTGGAGGAAATGGATGAAGCAGAGAGAATTAATAAAAATGAAAGTACGTAAAAGTAAAAGACGGCATTGTAATAGCATGTAATAGCATTGTAATAGCATTGTAATAGCATTGTAATAGCTTGTAATAGCTTGTAATAGCTTGTAATAGCTTGTAATAGCATTGTAATAGCATTGTAATAGCATTGTAATAGCATTGTAATAGCATTGTAATAGCTTGTAATAGCTTGTAATAGCTTGTAATAGCTTGTAATAGCTTGTAATAGCTTGTAATAGCATTGTAATAGCATGTAATAGCATTGTTCTAGCATTGTAATAGCATGTAATAGCATGTAATAGCCCTTACTATTAGCATAGCTCCTGTCGAATCCATTACTTTCAATGGCGTCACAGGTTTTTGCTGCCGTCCCGTGGTAGAGTTTCCGTACCCCTACCGCCGCTGCTCCGTTCTTGGCCCGGATGCGCTGCTCACACAATGCGTACGCCTGCCACAGAAATACATTCTGCACACGCTCGATCTGAAAAAGAGACAACGTTCAAGAACCAACCAACACCTTTAAACACAACTACAGTATTggtatttacactgaacaaaaatataaaacaacaatttcaaagattaaaGTTCATATGacaaaatcagtcaattgaaataaattcatttggccctaatctatggatttcacatgactgggaatacagataggcATCTGTTGgacacagataccttaaaacaaaaaaaaagtaggggcgtggatcagaaaaccagtttctgggatcttttatttcagctcatgaaccatgggaccaacactttacatgttgcattcatgTTTTTGTATTGGTATTTCCATTTTCTATACTACCAGATACAGTATAATCATGATAAGCAGCTGGTTGTGTGTCAGGTTGTTGGTCTGTTACTTTGTGGATGGCGACTTGTGTTGCCGTGGTGCTTTGGAATGCCTGTGCCACCGCCTGGTACTCTGACGAGGTAGGCAAGAGCAGCACTCTCTTCTGCGTTTCACCAGCGGCCATATCATCCCAGTGCGATGGCAATTCTAAAAACACAGGACTGTAAGTGGAGTTTACGGCATGAACAGGACTATCAGAGGATGTTTAAAATGTTAAACGTGTTTTAAAGATAACAGTGAAATCAATAGTGGCTATGGGTCATCTGATGACATAATGGATTGAAGGGTTAGTGTTAACTACAAATCAACGTCTGACTgtaaagtcgctctggataaaagcatccGCTATCTGACCAAAATATAACATATAATAAAACTATGTCAGAAATTCTAAAACtgaaaataaaacaattcaaTCTGTACTTTCACTCTCCTCTCGCTTCATCTTATAGGTGCAACCCGTTTCCCAGTCAGTGGCCCTGTTGTTCTTCAGGTTCACCCTGACTTTGCTCCCATCTGGGACATCCAGCTCTGCTGAGACATCTCCTCTTAGGTGTGCCTGCTCCAGATGGTAGTTGTCATGCATCCCCAGCTCCTCCCAAACGTCACCATGCCTGCACATAGACCACTGGACACTGAGGGCCATTAGTACCTCATTTCTCTCTTGCAGCTCCCTACGGAGGGCGCCACTGAGCGCACTGTCCAGCACCTCGCGCACGCTCAGAACGTCCTCCTTCAGGCCTCGGAGAACATAAAACCCCTCTCCAGTCGCAGCTCCAACATCCACCCCTCCTGCCCTCTGAACTCTACCCAGCTCCAGGCTCACTCCCAGGACCTTGGCATTCTTCTGCACGGCCTGCAGCTCCACCTCTCCCAGCATGCACAGGTCCTCTCCCGTCACATCTCTCTGAGTCAGCTGGTTCTGCAAGATGGCCTCCAGCTCCCGCCTGGCCCCCCTGATGGCGTCCGCCCCGCGCCCCACCACGCTCAGCACCACCGGGGGCGGTCTCCAGGGGGTGATGGTGAGGCCTGGAAGGGTatgaggagggggaagggagcCATGCGAGGGGGAGGAAAAGCTGATCCTCAGTTTCTTCTTCAGTATCTGTTGGGCTCTCTCTgaggagacaaagagaggagagttAAGACAGAGTGAAAAGTCACATTTTATAACTAGGATCCAACGTTTTCCCTGTCATCAAAGCATCACCAGGTAAAACTCTGGGCCCAAGTTATATCTACATACCCAAGAATAAGGATAATTTGTACATACACaagtatacacacaaacacacataccttTCAGTGTTGGGATTGGAGCGATAGCTCCCAGTCGGCTCTCCAGCTCTgacctacaaacaaacaaaaacataaataaaatgtCCTGTCCAAAGCTTAACATCCAGACATCACAACTAAAACTCGGAAAATAACTAAACTCATTCTAGAAGTGAAGCAAACTACAAACAAACTTACCATACCATTTAAACCAGGGTtgcccaaccctgttcctggagagctacctctaagtttttcactccaaccccagttgtaactaacctgattcagcttatcaaccagctaattattagaatcaggtgtgctacaTAAGGGTTCCACTCTAAACCTACAGCATGGTAGGGCTTGCAGTCCAAACGCCAAGTAGAGAGCCCTCGGACCTAAACCCTCAGCCCTTGAATGACGTTTTACATCATCACATCCGAGTGTACCTTCAATGTCCTTTGCCCAAGCGAGGGAGAGCGATGATCGGAGGCGCGACGTCCTTGGTAGAAATCTTGAAGTTCAGCTTAAAAATGACCAACCTAAAGCTATTAATGTACCTAGCaagctaacgtagctagctagcagttttatcaggtagctagctacagttacccatagctggctagctagtttaATAGTTTGGTAATTTATTTCAATAAATGACCCAAAATATGTTTATGAAGCTAGTTTTATATGCTCCTCACTACGAGACTCAGCAAATTTGATCGTAATTCCCATTTGCCAACGCTAAAATCAATGTAATCTATGAATTATCTTTGCAAGATAGCATCATCATTTTGTCTCACATACCGAAAATGCAGCCGCGTTGCTAAATTGGACACATTGCAACCACTGAAGTTTGACACTTGACTACATTTTGAATTGAATTGTGGGTCATATCAACCAGACAAGTGATCCAGGTTCTTCACTCGGTCCCTCCAGCTAAATCGAGGGCTGTTTGTCAACTGGACCTTCACTTAAGATGACAATCAAACTGCATCCGGTTTTGATGAGGGGAAGTGGCTATCGCGAGGGCTAATGGGGGTCAAATGAACGTGTTTGAACTGTAGCCAAGCatttcaggaacagggttgggaaGCCCCTGATTCAAACCAAGACACATCAGAGACCCCACCATTTCTGACAATTAAAATGGAGACTGACCTGAATGCCTGGAAGACGGGTCTCTGCAGCATGACAATGCGgatgacagagaggatgttgggGGACAAATCCCTCACACTTGACGCCATGCCATCCAACATGGCCTTACACACAGAGCCAGAGTCTGCTCGAGCAGCTCCTggacaaaaaaatatgtttgttttttatgtCTAGAATATCATCTAACCAGTATATTACAGAATATAGATGCTGCTGTCCCTAATGAACTTGTTCATCAGTATTTGTTTTGACATTAACTAAATTGTGTCCTACGAAATGTAAGACTAACAACTGCGCACAATAAAAATATTGAACACAAATTGGTATGGCAGAGGGTTGATACAAGAGCAAATTAAGGGAGTCGGTATTGCATTTCACACAAAAtaagacatactgtacataccagTGTTGACTGCAGGGAAGGCTGCAGAGCGGTAGCCCTTTCTCTCACACTGTTTCAGTATCTTCCCACAGACCTTGCTGATCCTCTGTGTGTCGCGTTTAAAGCTGACGTGAACGATCTCCTTGCAGCCCAGTGCACCGGGCCCTGTGGTGCACATCAAGTCTCCTGGCACACCCACTgatggagagaaaaagaaagatatggaggcttctgaggggaggacagctcataataatggctggaatggagtcaatggaatggtatcaaccacatggaaaccacgtctttgacatttattttttatttattcaactaggcaagtcagttaagaacaaattcttattttcaacagtgggttaactcctCCCACCTGCCTCCATTAATAAGTGAAGAATAAGCTAGTAAAGCGATCTGTGAAGTAATTATTCAATGTCTCTATATCTTAGTGGAAAAAGATTTTCCTTCGTCAAATGATTACTTTCTGACTTGTGTGAACGGATTGCTCTGAGAGTTTGTGATTGTGTTAATAGGATTGTGTATGGAAACACTGTAAACCCAACCTTGTGCTAACGCTGCTTGGACTGTGGAACCTGCAGCAGTCAGAATAGCTTTGGAGACACCTAGAGGAAGATAATGGGACATGAGGGGACACagagaacagaacaaacaaacacacacacatacacacagtgatGACTAATCAAAAGCACATTGGAGGACAATGATAACTAGTGCTACCTGAATGGTTGGCTGAGAAGTCTGTGGTGTTGacgatgacatcagtgatctcaCGGATGATGTCGCCAAAGACCAGTTGTAGCTTGACACTGCCCAGCGTGGCAGAGACCTCGTCCTGAGTGGTTGAGATGTGGCGATAGAAGGAGgctaagcgagagagagagagagattgacaaacaattgacaaaaaaacaaaccaaaacaaaggcagagagagagagagagacaaagagacagagagacagagaaattaaCAAAtagttgacaaacaaacaaaccttaACCTAcaacagcacctagatcttctgcacagattccgtcagacttgggccctgacagacctgggccctgacagtaaatctcagtaagacaaaaataatggtgttccaaaaaaggccaggaccacaaatacaaattccatctagacaccattgcaatagaacacacaaaaaatgatacatatcttggcctaaacatcagcgccacaggtaacctccacaaagctgtgaacgatctgagagacaaggcaagaagggccttctatgccatcaaaaggaacataaaagccgacataccaattaggatctggctaaaaatacttacttatcagttatagaacccattgccctttatggttgtgaggtctggggcccgctcaccaaccaatcattcacaaaatgagacaaatactaaattgagactctgcatgcagaattctgcacaaatatcctccatgtacagtggttcctcctttaaaagttgtgtaaTACTGCGGCACACCCTGCGTGCTGCTGCAGCATTCGGTGGCACGTCATTTAATTCTCAGCCATTTCTTCTGTTACTGCAGGTTATTGCTAGTTTTACCACCAgtgggcatctttgagaagcatttgatagtattccgtattggcattaccggagaatttaaaaccttatttgtaataacatagtatatgggattgatttgaagaaatttggcttaattaatttgatgaaTATTATGGTGTTTAAATTCCGAGAAAAATTGTCGgtttgtaaattcagaccgtttcgctctcggagGGCACACTGGACGTTCGgaccgaggagtagggttgatttgagcatTCTGGCCTTACAacaacagtcaagcacccaagctaacgttggctagctacttccagacacaaatgagaccactgaccattttactcaccctagcagagctggtaagGCAGTTTTCGTGTTaaccagagtgttggtgactgtgaatgtgttgctggaaacaatttaattGCGCCTTTTTTGCCGAAGACGgtatctcaggtaagcagcactgggctgtatttaCGTATCCTAAAAATGACACCTGCTGCTTTAGATATCTCAGTTATTGATCTATAAAAAATAAGCTGTTTTCTTTACATTCAGAGAGCGAGCTGATCAAGGGGTTGTAGATGttgccagatgttcactgtcTGAGGAACAGGCCGTGGGAAGGTTTATTGCTGGCAAAAAtgtccataaccagaggtaattaaactgttctgtgttttttttctccatctctgcctgtcttgttgtacatggaacctgtctcacatgcattCATTTAAAAACCcttaagatgtcagctgctaattttcagatttacaccacataaacacagccattttcactggactatctgttgctgccaagtcatgatttCCCTGGGGTTTAGAATTAcaataaccaagtggtgagacacagccctctatatttaaatgtttcaggtacactccgataggtgtctgcatcacatacagtatcttctattgtttgtcctcatgggtctgtttttcagcataaagtactctgcagccacttagtgtggacacaaggtgagaccacacacacaaaataatagtatctctccttcacttcatccatctcccccttctctctaaaTCCTCTACGGTTATATAAGCTGGTTTGGTGAACCCCTCCCCAttctgaactggctgacacagagggcacagcatgatcataggtgagatTTCACTTGGTCGGGtcagtgctacaggatgcaaatttctgttgaaaaagctagcctttgctttcctaactgaatgtgtatattggttcctcacttccctgaaaagctgcatatcgcgggggctattcgatgctaatgcagtatgccacaggatgtttttgtgctggtcaagggcagtcaagtcaggTGGGAAccatatctgttcttagttctacattttttgaatggggcatgcttatttaagatggcgaggaaagcacttttaaagagcaaccaggcatcctctactgacgggatgaggtcaaaatccttccaggatacccgggccaggtcgattagaaaggcctgctcgcagaagtgttttagggagcgtttgacagtgatgaggggtggtcgtttgaccacagacccattacggacgcaggcaataaggcaatgatcgctgagatcctggttgaagacagcagaggtgtatttgtaAATATGACAGGAATAGTTTGCTTAACTCACTCTGATCTGGAGAAGCATCCATTACAAACCCTCTGACATGCAAAGCACACTGGGAAGTCTGGAAAGCCTGGAAGTAAAACAGAATACAACCACAAGTCAAGGGCAACCAGTGATGAACTGTGTTAAACAGTAACTTAAGTTTTGATTTTGCATGAAACATCCATTGAAGTCAAGAGAAGTGCCCTTCTTTAAAAGTCTCTGCTCACCTTGGTAGAATCTCTGTCATTGGGATGGACAACAATGCGGACAAGGAAGGGGGTTCTGCTCGCTCGATTCTGTTCATACCTACGGATCTCTTCTAGCAGAACCTGTGTTACCACATTGTGAGGGAACTGGAGAACCACACCAGTTCCAACTACAGGGAAGGCAACAGAACAGAATCCCTGGATCTCACAAGAGGCTAGAACTCTCCTCACACCCTGCCTCAGAGCCTGAGAGAGGACCAGAGGTGCTGGGTTAATGGTGGTTCAAAGGTCACAACTGCCAAGtgaagacacactcacacacacacacacacggacacatacAAGGGGACAAACCTGTACTGCTGGTCCTTGGGGGTTGTTGTCCCAGTGTGCACAGCTGAGGAAGAAGACGCggccagagctgagaccagacaATCCCTCCACCAGGACGTTGTCACCAGGTGCAGTCCGTCCCCCTAATTCCCTCAGAAACGCTGTCATCAGCGCCGGTCCAGCTGCCTCCGACAAGACATTACCCACTCGGGAGGAGAGAGGGTCACTACCAACCATGGGGGACACCAGGGCATCCAccttcagagagagacagacagtcagacagacagagggacatgcagagagacagacagagagaggggggagagataaatACATTAAGTAAAAGGGTAAGAGAAAAAGGAAGACGAAGTGTAAAAGAGAAAGGGAACATTGAGGCTCTCTCACCTCCTGTTTCTCTATGCTTCCCTGGATGATCTCCACCTGGACACAGACCTCTGGAGCCACTGGTCCCCTGGTGGAGGCAGCAGTGGTGTCTCTCTGAGGAGcatgtgtagtggtagtggtggtgctgGACTCTACCTCCAACCCAGGaaactccctcttcccctctaaCAGCCTATCACAGGCCTCCTGCATGGCTCTCACTGCCTCTCCACTCACATCAATCAGAGTGACCTTGGTAAGGATGCGCTGTTCCCTCCCAAAGTCCCTCACTGCAGAGACTATGGCCTCAGAACACACCTTCAGAGGAACGCTGAATATCCCCGAGCTGATGCAGGGCATGGCCAGGGTCTGGAGCTCCAGGGTCTCTGCCAGATCCAGGACTGCCTTTACTGTCTTCTCCAGCAGAGGGTGCTCTTTCCCACCTACGCTGCCCCCTACTGGTCCCACTGCGTGCAGCAGCATCTTACAAGGCAACTTCCCTCCTGTAGTCTCTACCACTGTACCTGTGGGCACTCTACCTATCTGCCTAACCAGATCTCTGCTGGCCTGCTGTACCTCAGGCCCCCCCGCACGGCTTAGAGCTGCAGCCACGCCACCAGCGTGATCCAGGTCCTCATTGGCTGCGTTCACCAGCGCATCCGCCCGTTCCTTGGTGATGTCACCTTGACGTACCACAACCTGCAGCCCCCGCTGGAGGCGATAGCTGGTGGCTGTGACCATCTCCTCCAGTCTTGGTCCGGCGCGAGCTTCGCCGGCAACACCACCGTGGTTGTGCAGCTGGATGAGGCAGTGTTGAGAGCGACCCACCACTTCCAGGTACTCCCTTCCCACGCCCTGGAAGTAGCGTAGTGCCCCCGGCTGGTCTATGGTCACAGTCTGGTGGACCAAGGAGGCCAGAGCGGGACCCAACCTGTCCCTAACCTGGGCCACCCGGACAGAGGGTCCACAGAGCACCACAGTGGGGTGGATGGCTGAGGGGTAGAGGGTCACCCCAGTGTGTTCCACACCGATCCTCTCCAGCAGTTCTGGTAGGTGGTCAGCAATCTCCGGGTAAGGGAGACACACTGTCTCCTCCACACTGGACTGGTCTATCAGAAAGGCCCCAATCTCCTCCCTCAGCTCCTGAACCTCCTTCAGGTGGCCCAGCAACTGCACTCTACACCCAGGACCATACCTTGCCACCACCCTGCATCTGCTCTGGTTCATCTCCTTCACCTTCTTCTCAAGCTTGGATTTCAGTTCAGATGGCAGGGTGCCACAGTTAGGCAAATCAATCTTCTCCTCCCCAAACTCCCCCAGCAGATCCTTCTCAGCCTGCTCCAGTTtcccagaggagagggagaacagacggAGCTCTGTATCCCCCAACTCTACCTCCACATGGAGTCCCAACCCCAGCAGACTGCTCAGGTTCCCAGGCCTCCCATACTCATCCCTCAGGAAGGACAGGAGGTGGGGGGACACCTCAGGCACCACCCGCTCCAGCACCAGAGAGATTTTATCTGTAACTAACTGTCTGGCTGTCCGGACATCACTTGCTGAACCCTCCAGCACCAGCTGAGATGAGTCACTGCGCGTCACCCTCACCCCTGGAACAGCCTCACCTAGATCCTTCTCTATAACTTCCTCTAGAAGCCGGAGCTTGGACTGTCCCAGACGACAGGTGGTGCTGATCTTCTCCTGCTTCCAGGAGCTCAGACCCTGACCCTGGAAGGCCTCCAGCTCCTTCAGCTTGGCCTGGACCTCGGGCCCCTCCCCAACCACCACCGCAAACCCTTCCCCTGTCTCGCAGTAAACCCTCACATCCTCCGAACCCAGGGTACTGCTCTGCAGCAGAGTCTGGAGCTTAAGTGGGTCTACCTCATAGTGGCATGTGTACCGCTCCTGGAGCTGTTTGAACAGTCTCTCGACCTGTGCCTTCCATGGTCCCACCCCAACCCCATCTCCACATGACCCAGCTTGGCCTGAGCCTCTGACCACTGCCCTCTTGTCCTCTGGATGGAGGTGGACAGAGCAGCCCAGAGAGGACAGCTGCTGCTGCAGGTCTCTTCCAGCCCCAGGGCTCTCCTTCAGGTATCTCAGGAGGTAGGAGTCTAGATGGAGTTCATGCTCTAGGAAACCAGGTGGGGATGtctggacagggagggagggatggaatgggagggaCTGGTGACTCTAGAGTCAGAGATAAAAGGTGCAAGTCCTGGGGAATTCCACTGTTAATGATTAttatgtctgtctttatctatgTTTATTATTCATTTATTATTGTAGGTCGACCGTACAGCTGCGTCTGGATTATATTAGAAATCTAGCAACTGGTTTGGCATTTGTCAATTTTGTTAGTTTAATACAGATTGCTTTCAGTTGGAATTTATTTTAATGTCATTCCTCATATTGTAAATTCATGTTTTACTTATTATAACAATAAGTAAAACCAAACATGCAATGTAATCAGACTATTTTGACGTCATTTGAAGGGATAATAAAGTCATTGCCTGACAGACAGATCCATGATATATGACTAAACGTTATGTTTACTGGGATGTAAATACAACAACACTGCATTGACGTCTGTGTGGTTTGACCTCATGTTATGGAACATAAATGTCTTGTCAAGCAGGTTATGTGACTCTGCATGTACTGTATAGGTGTGTCTGTTAAGTCTGGCCACACCTGACTGCTGAATGTTGTGGGTGGAGGCTCCTGGCTGCCTCTCAGAGTGAGGATGAGAGGTCCTCCAGGCATCTCCAACACATGATTAGGTTTCTGAAGTACCCTCTCCTGGACTGAAAGAGTTACAGAGGCATGAGTTGATGTTGCCGTTGTAGTCGttgttatagtagtagtggtaataaaAATAACAACTAAAAGCACCAACATATTTGTATCTTAAAAGCACCAAATGGGGTCATTTTTTACCCCAAATTGGTAATGATTGCATAGAGACACTGTCTGTCAAGCAGTAGCACGTTTTATTTAATTAACCTTCTGTAACACAAGCttcttttttaaaaacattttcacacatctgttttttgtatgttttgtatgtTTTTATCAGTTAATTTGATAAATTTGAATCAATAGAAACGTATGAACATTTTTGGCCTATTCATTCAAAACGTGTTTCTGTAACGTCTACTCCCACTCTACGGCATTCAACGTCGTCGGTCTACCAACCACAGGTCCTGGCAACCCAcctttacacacacctggcaactatCTTCAAGCACACCTGCGTCTCATTATGagtcacacctggacttcattactCCCTTGATTACTTACCCTTTATATCACACTCTTTTGTTATCAGTCATGAGGTATTGTTGTTTGTGTTTCCATGTCAGACACTTCTCTTGTTTTGTTATGGATCCATGTTTGTTGTTATTAAACTCACTAACtgcacttgcttcctgactcccggCGTCTATGTTACAGAACACTACCTCCACAAATGGAAGCAGCAGTCAATCAAGACATCTCCCAGATGGTCGCTGAACAGGGTCACCTACTTCGTCAACACCTCGACCAGCTGGCTCATTTGGGAATGGCTATGGATGAGGTCCTCTTCATTACTCAAGGGGCTTCATCTCCAAACAGCGGAGGATTCTCTACCACAAGTCGAGCCAGTACCACAGCCCAtccagctgtccgtcctgttCAACAATGCCAGATTGTCCTTCCTGGACAAATATGACAGGACTCCATTGAAATGCCGTGGCTTCCTActccagtgctccctctatttcGCTCATCAGATGGGAGCCCCCACCACcgagaggtccaaggttgccacATTTATTTCTCTGCTGATAGGACGAGCGTTGGAGTGGTCCACGGCCatctgtgagagaggagaggataagctGGGTTCCTATGTGGGGTTCATGGCGGTCTTCGACCAGCCAccggagggtagagaggggggtgagCGCCTACTACAACTACGGCAGGATGGCCAGACCGCGGAAGAGTACGCGCTCACCTTTCAGACAGTGGCAGCACCCAGCAGCTGGAATGAGCCGGCGCTCTGCAACCTCTTCAGAAGAGGTCCAGAAGGAGTTTAGCGTGCCGAGATGATAGCCTATCCTTGGACACCCTCATCACAATGGTCCTCCGTCTGGATAACCTGCTTCGGGAGCGTCGGAACCCgcactgcctctctccctcctctattgATCATTCTGAgtcagagcctgaacccatggaggtgGGGGCGACATGCCTCTCCGCAGCTGAGCGACGCCATCGTAGACAGCGTCCTTGTTGCAGACGGAAGGGGCACCAGCTTCAACGGTGTCCGGTATGTTCTAACCGGGGATCCACAAGAGCAGAGGGACAGCCACGTGATCATCCGTCTCCTGGGTTTGGCATGAGCATTCCATCCTCATCACTTTTCACCAAACCTTTCCTAGTATAAATTTCACTGTCTGGCTGTCCTTCGCCTGCTGAAGGGTCATTTCACCTCCGCCCCGTTGCTTAAACATCCAGATTCTACACTGCCCTTTGTGGTGTAGGTGGACGCCTCAGAAGTAGGTTGTGGGCTGTCCTGTCCCAATGCCAAGGTAATCCACAGAAATTGTATCCATGTGCCACCTGTCCTCCTGAGAACACCTTCgttc contains:
- the LOC110531552 gene encoding protein mono-ADP-ribosyltransferase PARP14 isoform X8, coding for MPGGPLILTLRGSQEPPPTTFSSQTSPPGFLEHELHLDSYLLRYLKESPGAGRDLQQQLSSLGCSVHLHPEDKRAVVRGSGQAGSCGDGVGVGPWKAQVERLFKQLQERYTCHYEVDPLKLQTLLQSSTLGSEDVRVYCETGEGFAVVVGEGPEVQAKLKELEAFQGQGLSSWKQEKISTTCRLGQSKLRLLEEVIEKDLGEAVPGVRVTRSDSSQLVLEGSASDVRTARQLVTDKISLVLERVVPEVSPHLLSFLRDEYGRPGNLSSLLGLGLHVEVELGDTELRLFSLSSGKLEQAEKDLLGEFGEEKIDLPNCGTLPSELKSKLEKKVKEMNQSRCRVVARYGPGCRVQLLGHLKEVQELREEIGAFLIDQSSVEETVCLPYPEIADHLPELLERIGVEHTGVTLYPSAIHPTVVLCGPSVRVAQVRDRLGPALASLVHQTVTIDQPGALRYFQGVGREYLEVVGRSQHCLIQLHNHGGVAGEARAGPRLEEMVTATSYRLQRGLQVVVRQGDITKERADALVNAANEDLDHAGGVAAALSRAGGPEVQQASRDLVRQIGRVPTGTVVETTGGKLPCKMLLHAVGPVGGSVGGKEHPLLEKTVKAVLDLAETLELQTLAMPCISSGIFSVPLKVCSEAIVSAVRDFGREQRILTKVTLIDVSGEAVRAMQEACDRLLEGKREFPGLEVESSTTTTTTHAPQRDTTAASTRGPVAPEVCVQVEIIQGSIEKQEVDALVSPMVGSDPLSSRVGNVLSEAAGPALMTAFLRELGGRTAPGDNVLVEGLSGLSSGRVFFLSCAHWDNNPQGPAVQALRQGVRRVLASCEIQGFCSVAFPVVGTGVVLQFPHNVVTQVLLEEIRRYEQNRASRTPFLVRIVVHPNDRDSTKAFQTSQCALHVRGFVMDASPDQTSFYRHISTTQDEVSATLGSVKLQLVFGDIIREITDVIVNTTDFSANHSGVSKAILTAAGSTVQAALAQVGVPGDLMCTTGPGALGCKEIVHVSFKRDTQRISKVCGKILKQCERKGYRSAAFPAVNTGAARADSGSVCKAMLDGMASSVRDLSPNILSVIRIVMLQRPVFQAFRSELESRLGAIAPIPTLKERAQQILKKKLRISFSSPSHGSLPPPHTLPGLTITPWRPPPVVLSVVGRGADAIRGARRELEAILQNQLTQRDVTGEDLCMLGEVELQAVQKNAKVLGVSLELGRVQRAGGVDVGAATGEGFYVLRGLKEDVLSVREVLDSALSGALRRELQERNEVLMALSVQWSMCRHGDVWEELGMHDNYHLEQAHLRGDVSAELDVPDGSKVRVNLKNNRATDWETGCTYKMKREESEKLPSHWDDMAAGETQKRVLLLPTSSEYQAVAQAFQSTTATQVAIHKIERVQNVFLWQAYALCEQRIRAKNGAAAVGVRKLYHGTAAKTCDAIESNGFDRSYANITAYGVGVYFAVNASYSAHPRYSPPDGSGHRRMYVARVLTGRYTRGDPSMKFTPCRSPTDSADCYDSLVDNLQTPSMFVIFHDDQAYPEYLITFI